The DNA region GACCAAAGAAACCAAACCTCATTTTCCTCTTTCGGCTTTCCTTTGTTTCTTTACCCTTAATTCATGTGTCATTTGTATGCTCTCTTGCCTAGAAAATCTAAAACGAGAAAACATTAATTTCGTTTTTTGGTTCTTACggtgttttttttctctttatttgcTTATTTTGGCTAACACATCGGCAGcacaaaaaaacaaattttttaaaacttgatAACATTGCTACTTGATACGGTGGTATTGCCTAAAACAAAAAcgacatcaaaataaaaaaaaaatttcaaccttGAATAAtagtgaaaaatatatgtattttaaaaaatacatataagtATTGTCGGACATAATGCTAACACCCAAAAAAAATATCTTTGAAAAAAatcgataattaattaattacgaaGGATCAACACGGATAAATACAATAAATTTCAGATCATTCTCATACATGATTTTtcgttcaaaatataaaattcttggAAATATCAATACAGACAATAAACAATTATGAAAGTTTGGAGGAAAGCGAGGTTTCATGGACAGAGCTTTTTGGCAGTAATTCTTCAAATATTTGAAGCTGAAAATTACTTACATTGTGTCATAGCTTTCattctttatttaattcaattttttaaataaatttttataattatttaagatacctattttttgtgtattttttattatattttaacacataattattatatttatttatatttcattaaatgctataaatataattttaattatttattatacacGATCTAATATCtttaatgattattattttttattctaatctCATCGCAGTCGTTATATTTGTACTCAAGTACATattgtattgtttattttaaattcgccactataataattaatttctatttttaatatcatccaaattaatcttattgtacctttaaaaaataaatttaatgatttgaCATTTTATATCACGTTTTATATTACACAATTTTTCTCATTTGATataaaaaatcttaatttaaaaaaaattcatattttttaagaACATGTATGGATAAGACAATATAAATATGGGCATGGCAAGAAGCTGTGGATcataagaaaagaaattgaatatgGATAGGGAAGCTAAAAATAAAATCCTCATATTTGGAGGAACCGGCTACTTAGGCACATACATGGTGAAGGCAAGCATCAAGTTAGGGCATCCAACTTTTGTTTTTGCTCGCCCTATCACCCCACAATCTACTCTCAACAAGATAAACCTGCATGAAGAGTTTGAGTCTGTTGGTGTCACCATCATCcaggtatgtatgtatgtatacatgcaaGTATATTTGATAATCGTAAATGTTTAATGTATGTACGAAAACAGGGGGAGTTGAAGGAACATGAAAAGATTGTGGCAATACTTCGTCAAGTAGATATTGTGATCTCATTGTTACTATTCCCTCAAGTACCTGATCAGATTCATATTATTGAAGCCATTAAGGTTGCAGGTAACATAAAGGTacgtcaaaaaaaaaaattgtcatctTGATTTATTATTTCAATGGAGAAATGGTTGTAATTGGTTTTATGTATAGTGTCGATATGATGATGGGTAGGTAGGTGGTCCAATCGGTTTAGAATAAGACAAAGAGTTGCCAAATAGGATGGTTGCAGTAACAAGAACGAAGAGGAGAGAATGTGGTTGGAGGTAAGCTAGAAAGAGGAGAGATGTAGGTGACTTGAGTTTATTCTTAAGCTCCAAGCAAGTGGCTTGATGCCATAATCTTAGGTAGAGTGGTGCTATGATGTGACGTAAGTCATAGAGACCGATTGTAATGGTGGCCTACGGAGCCTTGgccctcaaaatttttttattaagtccgaaatttttaaaaattctcattatatcttttaaatatatatatttaaaattatttaaactcCTTTAAAAAGCCCCAAATTAGactcccaaattttttttaagaatcttATTAAACtcttaaaagtttttaaaatttggataGGTCCCTTCAAAACCTGGTCACAAATTCAGCTACTGCTAAGTCATCTCAAGTGGAATGTGATGGTTGAACTTGATGTGGTAGTTATTGAGTGAGTTTGCCTATAAGATAAGTTGTAAGCTGAGGTGATCTCAAAAAGAGTTCCCTCAAAAGGTCTATTTGTATCGCTTGACTGTCTGAACAATCATAGATAGATGtaacatatagatatatatatttgtatatatagaGGTTCCTTCCGTCTGAATTCGGGGTCGAAGAAGACCGGCTGAGTTTTCTGCCACCGTTTGAAGCTTGTTTAGACGAGAACCGAAAGGTTAGAAGGGCAGTGGAAGCAAGTGGGATACCTTACACGTATGTATCTGCAAATTGTTTTGGTGCTTACTTTTTGAATTACTTGCTTCGTCTACATGAACAACAGGAAGATGTTATTATCTATGGATCTGGTGAAGCCAAGGGTACGTACAATGAAagcaaattatatttatatttattttaaaaaattattttttaatttattgatgacgtgtttaaaataatattttttttaaagctcCGTTTACTTTTGAAGAAGATATAGCAAACTACACCATCAGAGTAGCAAATGATCCAAGAACATGCAATAAAATAGTGATTTATAAGATGCAGAAGAATATTTTGTCCCAGATTGAATTAATTTCGTTGTGGGAGAAGAAAACAGGTAAATATTTCAAGAAGGTTCATGTACCAGAGGAAGAACTTGTGAAACTGACAGAGAGTAAGTTTTTAAAATGCTCTTCCATTTTGCTTTCCGAATTCGAATCCCGAACCTGTTGGATGAATAATAATTGGGAGCTCTTTGATAAAATGCAGCCTTACCATTTCCGGATAATGTACGGGCATCGGTTCTTCACGGTCTATTTGTAAAAGGTGATCTTGCGAACTATGAGCTTGGGGAAAATGACCTTGAAGCTTCTAGTTTATACCCAGATTATAAGTATACCACCATCGATCAACTTCTCGATGTTTTCCTGGTTGATCCACCTAAGCCTGCTCTTGCTACATTCTGAATCAGACttgatttttatcattttcatcacCTCCCTACCTGCTAAAACATGTACTAATGCATGCGTGcgcgtgtgtatatatatttccaATGTCTACTAAGAATATATCTGTAGAGGAAAGTCATTCCCATGTACGCCTTTTCTTATTAATCCACACCAGAGCAACCATATGAACATGAAATACTATCCAAGTTCAAAGAGTTCACTAATTTACTCAAATAATAAGCAGAAACAAGTGCATTGGTATCAATTCGTACTATTATCAGGACCCGAAAGGGGGAAAAACTCGGATGATTATTTGAATTCGAAAGAATTGCTGCTCTAATGCTTCTGGTAGCATTCATACAAGCGAAAGCTCTCCAGCGGGAATTGATCTTTTGACAAGTTTAGCCCAAGACTCGTTGGTCTCTGTAATAACCTTAAGAGCATAATCCTGTTATACAGATAGAACTTAGAGTGGTCATATGCAGCCTGAAGAAGGATGAAGCAAAGGGTAAAAATATAAGATCGATACTTACCTTGTTTGCCGCCTTGTTGCCGAGGCCAAATTTGTTGGCTGGTTTCCCATCAGGGATCTTGTAGTCCCTAAACCAATCCCTGATTGCAGTGAGAGTCCCCTGAAAATATCACCAGGTTGATGCTCGATTATTAAATTTCGCAACAAGAGACACCAACTTCTTCAAATACATGCAGTCATTGTAAAACATGATAGCAATATCAAGGATCTAACTTACCGGTTTCCGGCTTCACAATTTTTGCTAACTAAAACTATAACATAACCATGAAAGCATAGAGAGAAATACTGGGAACTGCTTCTCAACATTGTTAACATCACTTACAAGAGAAGCCCTTCATAAGAGTACATGGCAGTTCCTGACTCCACTATTCTTGATGTTCATATGATCAACTACAAACTAAAACCATAATACAAAACCCGTGAAAGAATAGAGAGAAATACCGGGAAGTGTTTCTCGACGTCGTCAATGTCATTTACAAGAGAAGCGCTTGGATCATCTAATGAAATGGCAACTATTTTCCAGTCAAGTTCCCCTTCATCAATCATAGCTAAAGCAGCCAGGGGCTTAACCTTCAAAATGTCACCGATTTTCCTCCGGGATTCACCGATCTCAACGACATCAACTACAAATTTAAGGAAACAAAAAACATCAATCTTTTTAAACCTACTTCTCACAGTAACAAAGAACAACAATCTTATGAGAAAAGTACCAAATATTGAAACAAGTATCGGAATTTACCAGGGTCGTTATCGCCAAATGCTCCTTCAACTTCAGAGTTTGCCAAAGATGGGTCTTCCCATGTTTGTGGAAGCAATCCGTAATTCCAATTTATATTATAGCTGAGGGACAATGGATTGAAACATTTAGAAATGTAACCTCTGTTAACACACACTAGATAGTCATGCCATATTAATGGTTCTAGCTAATCTGTTTATTGTGGATTCGAATATGGAAGATTTGGATAATTTATGTATTTAGACCTTATATTTACTATCTGCAGTGGATTTGAATAtcaatttatttgtaaaatatccaaatctcatatctatttgcatattttaaaatttttaatgaattcaGATATCCAACCAGGTTCTTTACATAAGATGGGATTCTACAAAGAAACAATGATAAACAGATTcacatttcaaataaattaatcatattcGAGTTccgatatttaaaaaaattatagatattCAATCAGCTATCATCCTTAGTCTAATCTTACTTCAGCTAAAATCATAGCTACTCAACAACTCTGCCATTTAGCAGACAAATTTTCTAGCTATTATATGTATACctgggtaaaagtaccatagaggcaCTTGTGCTAGAAgtcggattgcattttgtctCCTTTACTCGAAAAAGGGGCAAATTAGTCCTCGTACATTAGATCAAAGGGCAAACTGGTTCTtccattaaaaatttcattcatttctaccaGTAAAATGACACGCCACATGTAACTGTCTGGTTATTCTATCAACCAGCCCAGtttttaatggtagaaatggatgaaatttttaacggAAAAGACAAGTCTGCACTTTCAGCTaacgtataaggactaatttgctcattttttgagtaaagtgTGGAAAATGCAATCTGAGCTCTAATCCAGGGACTCCATGCTACTTTTACCGTATACTTGAAACATAACTAAATTATTTTCAGTCACTTACAATTTCTATAGTATGACATTGCAAAATGctaagaacaaaaaaagaaatggtGAAATGTAAAATCTAATTGCAAAATtgttagaaaaattaaatatccaaGTACAAACCCACGCTGGAAATAACCCAAGAATTGAAAATTAGCAatgatctaaacataatcaaaacCAGAAAATTCTTACGGGTAATATCGAAGCTTGCCCTTTTTTGTATCCTGTTTAATGGGAGTGTAAAGTTCATCAGTAGCAACCTCCATTTTAGCACCTGATTCTTTGGGTATCTCAACAATGAAACTAAAAACACCATCTCCCAAATGCAATGGAACATCATGCCAAGGAGAAATCTAAGGCCACACCCCATCAAATCTCAAATTACAATCTTCATTTAAAAAacacaaaagaagagaaaagtgaAAATACCTTTTTGCCCGAAGTATCTTCGAAGAAGACTCTATAGTCGAGAGTTTCGGGTTGGCCTTCCTGTTTGATTTGAACCTGAGGGTTATAAATGGCATTGCAAGAAAACAATCTTTTCGATGATCGTCTGACGTTGTTGAATCTAAGTCCGTTGCTGCAGCGTTGCAAAGCGAACGGTGTTTTGATAAGCAAGCAGGAAGAAGCGGCGGCGGCGGAGTAGCCGGCGATGGCTATCACTCTGGCTGCTGCTGCCATGGTTGATTTTTGTGTGGTGGACTCAAAGATCAGTGAAGGGGTGTTTTTTGGGGCAAGTAAGTGGTTTGCACATTTTAATGCTCTCTCGTATAGTCGTTGTCCCTTTTctgattatttttattgtatactttttccctttc from Gossypium hirsutum isolate 1008001.06 chromosome A04, Gossypium_hirsutum_v2.1, whole genome shotgun sequence includes:
- the LOC107934999 gene encoding soluble inorganic pyrophosphatase 6, chloroplastic codes for the protein MAAAARVIAIAGYSAAAASSCLLIKTPFALQRCSNGLRFNNVRRSSKRLFSCNAIYNPQVQIKQEGQPETLDYRVFFEDTSGKKISPWHDVPLHLGDGVFSFIVEIPKESGAKMEVATDELYTPIKQDTKKGKLRYYPYNINWNYGLLPQTWEDPSLANSEVEGAFGDNDPVDVVEIGESRRKIGDILKVKPLAALAMIDEGELDWKIVAISLDDPSASLVNDIDDVEKHFPGTLTAIRDWFRDYKIPDGKPANKFGLGNKAANKDYALKVITETNESWAKLVKRSIPAGELSLV
- the LOC107934993 gene encoding eugenol synthase 1; this encodes MDREAKNKILIFGGTGYLGTYMVKASIKLGHPTFVFARPITPQSTLNKINLHEEFESVGVTIIQGELKEHEKIVAILRQVDIVISLLLFPQVPDQIHIIEAIKVAGNIKRFLPSEFGVEEDRLSFLPPFEACLDENRKVRRAVEASGIPYTYVSANCFGAYFLNYLLRLHEQQEDVIIYGSGEAKAPFTFEEDIANYTIRVANDPRTCNKIVIYKMQKNILSQIELISLWEKKTGKYFKKVHVPEEELVKLTETLPFPDNVRASVLHGLFVKGDLANYELGENDLEASSLYPDYKYTTIDQLLDVFLVDPPKPALATF